From the genome of Streptomyces sp. V1I1, one region includes:
- a CDS encoding IS3 family transposase (programmed frameshift), whose product MARPSPYPLELRKRAVRMVAEVRPEYDTEWSAMKAVAAKLGIGTTETLRKWVRQDQIDNGARPGVTTDESAQVKALKKEVAELKRANEILKAASGFLRGRARPATSALVTFVDENRDRFGGVEPICTVLNEHGVGISPSTYYAAKARPPSLRATRDAELKALIQQVFDANYRVYGARKIWRELNRQGHAVARCTVERLMRELGLAGAVRGKKVITTVTDPAAGRAPDLVDRDFVAQAPNRCWVADFTHIATWAGVVYIAFVVDTFSRRIVGWSAATTKHTELVLAALEMGLWQRDREGSPHQPGQLIHHSDAGSQYTSFKLATHLQGEGIAASIGSVGDAYDNALMESTIGLFKTELIKPQRPWKTLSEVELATAEWIDWYNHRRLHGEIGHVPPAEYEAHHYLTATKHQVTVTP is encoded by the exons ATGGCACGTCCTTCCCCTTACCCCCTTGAGCTGCGCAAGCGCGCGGTCCGCATGGTCGCCGAGGTGCGGCCGGAGTACGACACCGAGTGGTCCGCGATGAAGGCGGTCGCCGCCAAGCTGGGGATCGGGACGACCGAGACTTTGCGCAAGTGGGTCCGCCAGGACCAGATCGACAACGGGGCCCGGCCTGGCGTCACGACCGATGAGTCTGCCCAGGTCAAAGCGTTGAAGAAGGAAGTCGCCGAGCTCAAGCGGGCGAATGAGATCCTCAAGGCCGCTTCGG GCTTTCTTCGCGGCCGAGCTCGACCGGCCACATCTGCGCTCGTGACCTTCGTCGACGAGAACCGGGACCGCTTCGGCGGCGTCGAGCCGATCTGCACCGTTCTCAACGAGCACGGTGTCGGTATCTCCCCCTCCACCTACTACGCAGCCAAGGCCCGGCCTCCGTCGCTTCGGGCGACCCGGGACGCGGAACTGAAGGCACTGATCCAGCAGGTGTTCGACGCCAACTACCGCGTCTACGGGGCCCGGAAGATCTGGCGCGAGCTGAACCGACAAGGTCATGCGGTGGCCCGGTGCACCGTCGAGCGCCTGATGCGCGAGCTCGGCCTCGCCGGCGCCGTCCGCGGCAAGAAGGTCATCACTACGGTCACCGACCCGGCCGCCGGCCGGGCCCCCGACCTGGTCGACCGGGACTTCGTCGCCCAGGCGCCGAACCGCTGCTGGGTCGCGGACTTCACCCACATCGCCACCTGGGCCGGGGTCGTCTACATCGCGTTCGTCGTGGACACCTTCTCCCGCCGCATCGTCGGCTGGTCGGCGGCCACGACCAAACACACCGAACTGGTCCTGGCCGCACTGGAGATGGGCCTATGGCAGCGCGATCGGGAAGGCAGTCCGCACCAACCCGGGCAGCTGATCCATCACAGCGACGCGGGCAGTCAGTACACCTCGTTCAAGCTGGCCACCCATCTCCAAGGCGAGGGCATAGCGGCGTCCATCGGATCAGTCGGCGACGCCTACGACAATGCCCTGATGGAGTCCACGATCGGTCTTTTCAAGACCGAGTTGATCAAGCCTCAGCGGCCCTGGAAGACGCTGTCCGAGGTCGAGTTGGCCACCGCCGAATGGATCGACTGGTACAACCACCGCCGACTTCACGGTGAGATCGGCCACGTCCCACCCGCCGAATACGAAGCCCACCACTACCTGACAGCCACAAAACACCAGGTCACAGTCACGCCATAG
- a CDS encoding helix-turn-helix transcriptional regulator, producing the protein MKWNLRWVAARRDIWRPSQLKMAFEEVRFTPSLSKVAALWSNKPVTVRLDDLDMICAALQCTVEDLMVAEPVAVEVTGQDGWRRAVGESGAGSGEQPVPKQSGGRGGIRRSSPPN; encoded by the coding sequence GTGAAGTGGAATCTGCGCTGGGTAGCGGCCCGGCGGGACATCTGGCGGCCCAGCCAGCTGAAGATGGCCTTCGAGGAGGTCAGGTTCACCCCATCGCTGAGCAAGGTGGCCGCTCTGTGGTCGAACAAGCCGGTGACGGTGCGCTTGGACGACCTCGACATGATCTGCGCGGCGCTGCAGTGCACGGTCGAGGATCTTATGGTTGCCGAGCCGGTGGCGGTCGAAGTCACGGGCCAGGACGGCTGGCGGCGGGCCGTCGGGGAGAGCGGAGCTGGCAGCGGTGAGCAGCCGGTGCCGAAGCAGAGCGGCGGCAGGGGCGGAATCCGGCGCTCCTCGCCACCGAACTGA
- a CDS encoding penicillin-binding transpeptidase domain-containing protein: MGKRGRAARRRTHPALIGGVVAVVAGGAGFAAYSMYGATADGDTTAGGTAKTFKAGPVTAAEVRATADGFLTAWQGGSAAKAAAYTDDTAAAQTALTGFRKNAYIDDVMLTRGEASGATVTFKVSGTVSYKGKSKPLAYDSQLTVVRRAKDGKPLVGWQPSVVHPDLKQGDTLVTDEAGDPPVKAVDRNGAELTEANYPSLGTVLDGLREKYGKKAGGTAGIELRVVRGDSADAAQKDDGSGKSEESDDETPDKTLLTLSDGTPGTLKTTLSATTQAAAEREVGERKRASIVVMKPSTGEILAAANSSHGFNTALQGSLAPGSTMKIVTSSMLLEKDLASIDKPHPCPKYASYGGWKFQNVEKFEIKNGTFRSSFAASCNTAFITQAEKLDDDDLTKQAQQVFGLGLNNWSIGVSSFDGAVPVQSNAQMAASLIGQGGVRMNPLNVASIISTAKTGVFRQPYLVSPDVDHRTLATAARKLDASAQTQLHELLNYTAMSGSAAEAMAGVGSDIGGKTGSAEVDGQTKPNGWFTAWRGDLAAAAVVQQGGRGGKSTGPLVAAVLKAGS, encoded by the coding sequence GTGGGCAAGAGAGGGCGCGCCGCGCGCAGGAGAACGCACCCTGCGCTGATCGGCGGCGTGGTCGCGGTGGTCGCGGGCGGCGCGGGGTTCGCCGCGTACAGCATGTACGGCGCCACGGCGGATGGGGACACGACGGCCGGCGGCACTGCGAAGACGTTCAAAGCAGGCCCGGTGACGGCTGCGGAAGTCCGGGCCACGGCCGACGGGTTCCTCACCGCGTGGCAGGGAGGCAGCGCCGCGAAGGCCGCCGCGTACACCGACGACACGGCGGCGGCGCAGACCGCGCTGACCGGGTTCCGCAAGAACGCGTACATCGACGACGTGATGCTGACCCGTGGCGAGGCGTCCGGCGCCACGGTGACGTTCAAGGTCTCCGGCACCGTCTCGTACAAGGGCAAGAGCAAGCCCCTGGCCTACGACTCCCAGCTCACGGTCGTCCGCCGGGCGAAGGACGGCAAGCCACTCGTCGGGTGGCAGCCGTCCGTCGTGCACCCGGACCTGAAGCAGGGCGACACCCTGGTCACCGATGAGGCCGGGGACCCGCCGGTCAAGGCAGTGGACCGTAACGGCGCGGAGCTCACCGAGGCGAACTACCCCTCGCTCGGCACCGTCCTGGACGGTCTGCGGGAGAAGTACGGCAAGAAGGCCGGGGGTACGGCGGGGATCGAACTGCGGGTGGTCCGCGGGGACAGCGCGGACGCCGCACAGAAGGACGACGGCTCGGGGAAGAGCGAGGAGAGTGACGACGAGACCCCCGACAAGACGCTGCTGACGCTGTCCGATGGCACGCCGGGGACACTGAAGACCACGCTCAGCGCGACCACCCAGGCCGCCGCCGAGCGGGAAGTGGGTGAGCGCAAGCGGGCGTCCATAGTCGTCATGAAGCCGTCGACCGGTGAGATCCTCGCCGCCGCCAATTCGAGCCATGGCTTCAACACGGCGCTCCAGGGGTCCCTGGCGCCCGGCTCCACGATGAAGATCGTGACGTCGTCGATGCTGCTGGAGAAGGACCTCGCGTCGATCGACAAGCCGCATCCGTGCCCCAAGTACGCGTCGTACGGCGGCTGGAAGTTCCAGAACGTGGAGAAGTTCGAGATCAAGAACGGTACGTTCCGTTCGAGCTTCGCTGCCTCCTGTAACACCGCCTTCATCACGCAGGCCGAGAAGCTCGACGACGACGATCTGACCAAGCAGGCCCAGCAGGTCTTCGGGCTCGGGCTCAACAACTGGTCGATCGGGGTGTCCAGCTTCGACGGGGCCGTGCCGGTGCAGAGCAATGCGCAGATGGCGGCGTCGCTCATCGGGCAGGGCGGGGTACGGATGAACCCGCTGAACGTCGCATCCATCATCTCCACGGCCAAGACGGGCGTCTTCCGGCAGCCGTACCTGGTCTCGCCCGACGTCGACCACCGCACGCTCGCGACGGCCGCGCGCAAGCTGGACGCGTCCGCGCAGACGCAGCTGCACGAACTCCTGAACTACACCGCGATGTCGGGCTCCGCCGCGGAGGCCATGGCGGGCGTCGGCTCGGACATCGGCGGCAAGACGGGCTCCGCGGAGGTCGACGGCCAGACCAAGCCCAACGGTTGGTTCACCGCATGGCGCGGCGACCTCGCCGCGGCGGCGGTGGTCCAACAGGGCGGCCGGGGCGGCAAGTCGACGGGGCCGCTGGTGGCGGCGGTGCTGAAGGCGGGCAGCTGA
- a CDS encoding Ku protein: MRTWTTCPWPPAKTVEIIGFVGEQDVDPLLYDRGYFAGPDGQVAQRPFPLLVEALARTGRVGIAKFAVRTRERLAVLRLRRGVLVVHALRWPQELREYRARHRRAGPLTASSDAVTAPPPAICPGRPRRPGDAVGTRRADTRAPGASEDDVVGLAPGPAEAHARHHPRRARNRPRAATGSADVS, from the coding sequence ATGAGGACCTGGACCACTTGCCCCTGGCCACCCGCCAAGACGGTGGAGATCATCGGCTTCGTCGGTGAGCAGGACGTCGACCCGCTGCTGTACGACCGAGGCTACTTCGCCGGCCCGGACGGACAGGTCGCCCAGCGCCCCTTCCCCCTCCTGGTCGAAGCACTCGCCCGAACCGGCCGCGTCGGCATCGCCAAGTTCGCCGTCCGCACCCGCGAGCGCCTGGCCGTGCTGCGCCTACGCCGCGGCGTCCTGGTGGTCCACGCCCTGCGGTGGCCCCAGGAGCTCCGTGAGTACCGCGCCCGGCACCGACGCGCCGGCCCGCTCACCGCCTCCTCAGATGCCGTCACAGCTCCGCCTCCCGCCATTTGTCCCGGCCGCCCGCGGCGTCCCGGAGACGCCGTCGGCACCCGAAGAGCCGACACTCGCGCCCCGGGGGCCTCCGAGGACGACGTCGTCGGCTTGGCGCCAGGCCCAGCAGAAGCACATGCCCGACATCACCCTCGCCGGGCCCGCAACCGCCCTCGCGCCGCGACGGGCTCCGCCGACGTGTCCTAA
- a CDS encoding endonuclease/exonuclease/phosphatase family protein: protein MDWWRWGKDARGRSPWARGRVLALLAVLTAGLLAFHAAVPNTVGRLGSLLEAFLPWLGLAIPVLLGLALLRRSVTALVALLLPAAVWADLFGGLLLAGDRGAHDIMALQHNVSDENIDPAGTAVALIESAPDLVALEELTPSALPVYETALASDYPYHVVEGSVGLWSRYPLAEVRPMDIRPEGIGEGWRRGLRSSVRTPWGEIAVYVAHLPSVRVRLNGFSSGWRDESAGLLGAAIAAEKLDRVILLGDLNSTVDDRGLVPVTSQMNSAGRGFAFSWPAAFPASRIDHIMTRSATVTDVWTLPATGSDHLPIAAGIKFGP from the coding sequence ATCGACTGGTGGCGTTGGGGCAAGGATGCGAGAGGCCGGTCACCCTGGGCGCGTGGGCGTGTTCTCGCGTTGCTTGCCGTGCTGACCGCCGGCCTATTGGCGTTCCACGCCGCTGTGCCCAACACCGTAGGCCGCCTCGGCAGCCTGTTGGAGGCGTTCCTGCCCTGGCTCGGCTTGGCCATTCCGGTGTTGCTCGGCCTGGCACTGCTGCGCCGCTCGGTCACCGCGCTGGTGGCCCTACTGCTGCCCGCAGCTGTTTGGGCGGACCTCTTCGGCGGGCTGCTTCTCGCCGGGGACCGCGGCGCGCACGACATCATGGCGCTCCAGCACAACGTCAGTGACGAGAACATCGACCCCGCGGGTACCGCGGTTGCACTGATCGAGTCCGCACCGGATCTCGTCGCTCTGGAAGAGCTGACGCCCTCCGCGCTGCCGGTGTACGAGACAGCCCTGGCGTCGGACTACCCCTACCACGTGGTCGAAGGCAGTGTCGGACTCTGGTCGCGGTACCCGCTGGCAGAGGTCCGGCCGATGGACATCAGGCCGGAGGGGATCGGGGAGGGGTGGCGCCGTGGGTTGCGGTCCAGCGTACGTACGCCATGGGGCGAGATCGCGGTGTACGTCGCCCACCTGCCCTCGGTCCGAGTCCGATTGAACGGTTTCAGTTCCGGTTGGCGGGACGAAAGCGCTGGACTGCTGGGCGCGGCCATCGCCGCCGAGAAGCTGGACAGGGTGATCCTGCTGGGTGACCTGAACAGCACGGTGGACGACCGTGGGCTGGTCCCGGTCACCTCGCAGATGAACTCGGCAGGGCGGGGCTTCGCTTTCAGCTGGCCTGCGGCTTTCCCCGCGTCCCGGATCGACCACATCATGACCCGCTCGGCGACCGTTACCGACGTCTGGACTCTGCCCGCCACCGGCAGCGACCACCTGCCGATCGCCGCCGGCATCAAGTTTGGACCCTGA
- a CDS encoding DUF4328 domain-containing protein, with amino-acid sequence MALENAYHVVSSLGDAAMALCAITFLAWLLRVRDNARSLSGQPPRYAWPWIYAGWIVPVANLWMPRGIVADIHRASAPGERLPRAVTAPSPRRSSNASTTPYGTTPPQPPARQAARVPHRKRPGRPSGT; translated from the coding sequence ATCGCCCTGGAGAACGCCTACCACGTCGTCAGCTCCCTGGGAGACGCGGCCATGGCGCTGTGCGCGATCACGTTCCTGGCCTGGCTGTTGCGCGTCCGGGACAACGCCCGCTCTCTCTCGGGACAGCCGCCGCGTTACGCCTGGCCGTGGATCTACGCAGGCTGGATCGTGCCCGTCGCGAACCTGTGGATGCCACGCGGAATCGTCGCCGACATCCACCGTGCGAGCGCCCCGGGAGAGAGACTGCCGCGCGCCGTGACCGCGCCCTCACCGCGACGCAGCAGCAACGCATCAACGACTCCCTACGGCACGACACCGCCCCAACCCCCAGCCCGCCAAGCGGCCCGCGTCCCGCACCGCAAACGCCCCGGCCGGCCGTCTGGAACCTGA
- a CDS encoding response regulator transcription factor gives MSLTLTTPYAQAPAPALAPREQETLRHIAAGRTYLQTARHMGLSKHTVDAYLRRIRAKLNINSTAELTRLAISLGL, from the coding sequence ATGAGCCTCACCCTCACCACGCCGTACGCCCAGGCCCCCGCACCTGCGCTGGCCCCGCGTGAGCAGGAGACACTGCGGCATATCGCCGCAGGGCGCACCTACCTGCAGACGGCCCGCCACATGGGGCTCTCCAAGCACACGGTCGACGCCTACCTCCGCCGTATCCGGGCCAAGCTCAACATCAACAGCACCGCCGAACTCACCCGACTGGCCATCTCCCTGGGACTGTGA
- a CDS encoding SpoIIE family protein phosphatase, with translation MERLPTPAGERPDESDACPGAAYTATATVNEQGIVTGWSEGARRLLGYPPSEVVGQAAARLLADDVDETARREAARRDTAGRERWSGTVALLHRDGHRLQRPLLAHRRTPDSGIAEWLVVSAVAGRPRTPGSEALREWTFTQSPDILAIFDADLRLVRANTAMERALSLTEDQMRGLRLPEIAPYPVSEEAQSKMRLALESGEPQQVEAYIRPTGVSPERGWPTSLAPLKDPDGRVRAVCLTAHSGSGEYLAPRPYTRERTTTMTLQRSLLPHTLPDQAALEIASRYLPAGTQAGVGGDWFDVIPLSGARVALVVGDVVGHGIRASATMGRLRTAVRTLADVELPPDELLTHLDDLVIHLSADESGTQGAAETAGGIGTTCLYAVYDPVSRHCTLARAGHPPPAVVTPDGAVYFLDVPAGPPLGLGGLPFETMETQLPEGSLIALYTDGLLEPRHHDIDEALDKMFQALAHPAPTLDTVCDRVLTALLTHRPDDDIALLIARTRALHADKVATWHLPCDPAIVAQARKNATDQLTAWGLDDATFITELTVSELVTNAIRYGKPPIQLRLIHADTTLICEVYDSSNTAPHQRRARTYDEGGRGLLLVAQLAHRWGTRNTPIGKTIWAEQTLTRD, from the coding sequence ATGGAGCGACTTCCCACCCCTGCCGGTGAGCGGCCGGACGAGTCGGACGCCTGTCCCGGGGCGGCATACACGGCCACGGCCACCGTCAATGAGCAGGGCATCGTGACGGGGTGGAGCGAGGGTGCCCGGCGGCTGCTCGGCTACCCGCCCTCGGAGGTCGTGGGACAGGCCGCCGCCCGGCTGCTCGCCGATGACGTCGACGAGACGGCCCGGCGGGAAGCCGCCCGGCGGGATACGGCCGGGCGGGAGAGGTGGAGCGGCACCGTGGCGCTGCTCCACCGGGACGGCCACCGGCTTCAGCGGCCACTGCTCGCACACCGCCGGACACCGGACAGCGGTATCGCCGAGTGGCTGGTGGTGTCCGCCGTGGCGGGCAGGCCCCGCACGCCCGGGAGCGAAGCGCTGAGGGAATGGACCTTCACCCAGTCCCCCGACATCCTGGCCATCTTCGATGCGGACCTGCGGCTGGTGCGGGCGAACACCGCCATGGAGCGTGCGCTGTCCCTCACCGAGGACCAGATGCGCGGGCTGCGCCTGCCGGAAATCGCCCCGTACCCGGTGAGCGAGGAGGCCCAGAGCAAGATGCGGCTGGCGCTGGAGAGCGGCGAGCCGCAGCAGGTGGAGGCCTACATCCGCCCCACAGGTGTCAGCCCGGAGCGCGGCTGGCCGACCTCGCTGGCCCCGCTGAAAGACCCCGACGGCCGGGTGCGCGCCGTGTGCCTGACGGCGCACTCCGGCTCCGGGGAGTACCTCGCCCCCCGCCCCTACACCCGGGAGCGCACCACGACCATGACACTGCAGCGCAGCCTGCTCCCGCATACGCTGCCCGATCAGGCGGCACTGGAGATCGCCTCCCGCTACCTGCCCGCCGGTACCCAGGCCGGGGTGGGCGGCGACTGGTTCGACGTGATCCCGCTGTCCGGCGCGCGCGTCGCCCTGGTCGTGGGCGATGTGGTCGGCCACGGCATCCGCGCCTCGGCCACCATGGGCCGGCTGCGCACCGCGGTACGCACCCTGGCCGACGTCGAACTGCCGCCCGACGAACTGCTCACCCACCTCGACGACCTCGTCATCCACCTGTCCGCCGACGAGAGCGGCACCCAAGGCGCCGCCGAAACCGCCGGAGGCATCGGCACCACCTGCCTGTACGCGGTCTACGACCCCGTCTCCCGCCACTGCACCCTGGCCCGGGCCGGCCACCCCCCGCCCGCCGTGGTCACCCCCGACGGCGCCGTCTACTTCCTCGACGTCCCCGCCGGCCCACCCCTGGGCCTGGGCGGCCTGCCCTTCGAAACCATGGAAACCCAACTGCCCGAAGGCAGCCTCATCGCCCTCTACACCGACGGCTTGCTCGAACCCCGCCACCACGACATCGACGAAGCCCTGGACAAAATGTTCCAAGCCCTCGCCCACCCCGCCCCCACCCTGGACACCGTCTGCGACAGAGTCCTCACCGCCCTGCTGACCCACCGCCCCGACGACGACATCGCCCTCCTCATCGCCCGCACCCGGGCCCTGCACGCCGACAAGGTCGCCACCTGGCACCTGCCCTGCGACCCCGCCATCGTCGCCCAAGCCCGCAAAAACGCCACCGACCAACTCACCGCCTGGGGACTGGACGACGCCACCTTCATCACCGAACTGACCGTCAGCGAACTGGTCACCAACGCCATCCGCTACGGCAAGCCACCCATCCAACTCCGCCTCATCCACGCCGACACCACCCTCATCTGCGAGGTCTACGACTCCAGCAACACCGCCCCCCACCAGCGCCGCGCCCGCACCTACGACGAAGGAGGACGCGGCCTCCTCCTCGTCGCCCAACTCGCCCACCGCTGGGGCACCCGCAACACCCCCATCGGCAAAACCATCTGGGCCGAACAAACCCTCACCAGAGACTGA
- a CDS encoding aminoglycoside phosphotransferase family protein, with protein MSTGQMHPGLHPIDDDLVRRLIAGQFPQWSGLAVERFPSGGTVNAMYRLGGGMVVRLPLVKGGAKDVSMEQEWLPRLAARLPTAIPEVLGAGEPAEGYPWPWSVYRWLAGENPEAGALSEPVLLAKDLAEFVAAVRSITLPGAPVAYRGGPVASLDASTRAAIEELRGIPQEGVDCDAAAAVWEDTLRAPGWDGPPVWLHADLMPGNLLVDGGRLTSVIDFGCMGVGDPACDLFPAWNLLPADAREVFREALGVDDASWNRGRGRTLSQALIALPYYRRTNPAMAHNARHVIRAVLGEG; from the coding sequence ATGAGCACAGGGCAGATGCATCCAGGCCTGCACCCCATCGACGACGACCTCGTACGGCGGCTGATCGCCGGGCAGTTCCCGCAGTGGTCGGGGCTGGCGGTGGAGCGGTTTCCGTCCGGCGGCACGGTCAACGCCATGTACCGGCTGGGCGGCGGCATGGTCGTACGGCTGCCGCTGGTGAAGGGCGGAGCCAAGGACGTATCGATGGAGCAGGAGTGGCTGCCCCGCCTCGCGGCCCGGCTGCCCACGGCCATCCCCGAGGTGCTCGGGGCCGGGGAGCCCGCCGAGGGGTATCCGTGGCCGTGGTCGGTGTACCGGTGGCTGGCGGGGGAGAACCCCGAGGCGGGGGCGCTGAGCGAGCCCGTGCTGCTGGCCAAGGATCTGGCCGAGTTCGTGGCGGCGGTGCGGAGCATCACCCTGCCGGGGGCGCCGGTGGCCTACCGCGGCGGGCCGGTCGCCTCGCTCGACGCGTCGACCCGGGCGGCGATCGAGGAACTGCGCGGGATCCCGCAGGAGGGCGTCGACTGCGATGCCGCGGCTGCCGTATGGGAGGACACGCTGCGGGCCCCGGGCTGGGACGGGCCGCCAGTGTGGCTGCATGCCGATCTGATGCCAGGCAATCTGCTGGTGGACGGTGGCAGGCTGACCTCGGTGATCGACTTCGGGTGCATGGGGGTGGGCGATCCGGCCTGCGATCTGTTCCCGGCGTGGAATCTGCTGCCGGCCGATGCAAGGGAGGTCTTCCGCGAGGCGCTAGGCGTGGACGACGCGTCCTGGAACCGCGGCCGGGGGCGGACGCTCTCGCAGGCGCTGATCGCGCTGCCGTACTACCGGAGGACGAACCCGGCGATGGCGCACAACGCCCGGCACGTGATCCGGGCGGTGCTGGGAGAGGGCTGA
- a CDS encoding transposase, translating to MPRFGGRATGRSWTGTSGKLDNCQLGVFFAYASEHGQALIDRELYLPTCWIEDEVRRADAKIGDEVGFATKPALARAIEAGCRFAG from the coding sequence TTGCCAAGGTTCGGTGGACGAGCCACCGGCAGGTCCTGGACCGGCACGTCTGGCAAGCTCGACAACTGTCAGCTGGGGGTGTTTTTCGCCTATGCCTCCGAGCATGGGCAGGCGTTGATCGACCGGGAGCTGTACCTGCCGACCTGCTGGATCGAGGATGAGGTCCGGCGGGCGGATGCGAAGATCGGTGACGAGGTCGGCTTCGCCACCAAGCCGGCGCTGGCCCGCGCGATCGAGGCGGGGTGCCGTTTCGCTGGGTGA
- a CDS encoding iron chaperone — translation MKDHAQELKTAARRSSRADKAAEAERDVLAKIAEMQDSDRIMAERVHAVITASAPALAPKLWYGMPAYALDGKVVCFFQSAEKFKARYATLGFSDQAKLDEGTMWPAGFALTEVTAEVEARIGALVKQAVS, via the coding sequence ATGAAGGACCACGCCCAAGAGCTGAAGACGGCAGCGCGCCGCAGCTCGCGCGCGGACAAGGCGGCGGAGGCGGAGCGGGACGTTCTCGCGAAGATCGCCGAGATGCAGGACTCGGACCGGATCATGGCTGAGCGCGTCCATGCCGTCATCACAGCCAGCGCCCCGGCCCTCGCGCCGAAGCTCTGGTACGGGATGCCTGCCTACGCGCTGGACGGCAAGGTCGTGTGCTTCTTCCAGAGCGCGGAGAAGTTCAAGGCGCGCTACGCGACGCTCGGGTTCAGCGACCAGGCGAAGCTGGACGAGGGCACGATGTGGCCGGCCGGTTTCGCCCTGACCGAGGTGACGGCCGAGGTGGAGGCGCGGATCGGTGCGCTCGTGAAGCAGGCGGTGAGCTAA
- a CDS encoding TetR/AcrR family transcriptional regulator, translated as MTDPPATPRRRGAARTEELLQVTLDLAAEVGYAGLSIEAVGRRAGVGKHTIYRRWPSMSALLLDALSRVWTSDLDYRDTGDVRADLREQFLRSGLALSSPPIGPVYRAVIAEAQADSMLRATLHERFLVTVEQSTLDRITRAQRTGELTAEANLEFAAEVLCGTLYYRSLLSTRPIDEDAVDGLLDMFMAAYGTSN; from the coding sequence ATGACCGACCCGCCCGCCACGCCGAGGCGCCGAGGCGCCGCGCGCACCGAAGAGCTGCTGCAGGTAACCCTCGATCTGGCTGCGGAGGTCGGTTACGCGGGCCTGAGCATCGAGGCGGTCGGCCGAAGGGCCGGGGTCGGAAAACACACGATCTACCGGCGCTGGCCGTCCATGTCGGCGCTGCTGCTCGACGCGCTCAGCCGCGTGTGGACCAGTGACCTGGACTACCGCGACACCGGGGACGTCCGCGCGGATTTGCGCGAACAGTTCCTACGCTCGGGCCTCGCCCTCTCCAGCCCGCCGATCGGCCCCGTCTACCGTGCAGTCATCGCCGAGGCGCAGGCCGATTCCATGCTGCGGGCGACCCTGCACGAACGATTCCTGGTCACCGTCGAGCAGAGCACCCTCGATCGGATCACCCGCGCCCAGCGCACCGGTGAACTGACCGCGGAAGCGAATCTGGAATTCGCCGCCGAGGTGCTGTGCGGCACGCTGTACTACCGCAGCCTGCTGTCAACCCGCCCCATCGACGAGGACGCGGTCGACGGTCTGCTGGACATGTTCATGGCCGCCTACGGAACCAGCAATTAA